A single genomic interval of Procambarus clarkii isolate CNS0578487 chromosome 17, FALCON_Pclarkii_2.0, whole genome shotgun sequence harbors:
- the LOC138365699 gene encoding carboxysome assembly protein CsoS2-like — protein MDTRGPSACGPQDAVKVTGRESPHTVKVTGRESPHTVKVTGRGSPHTVKVTGRESPHTVKVTGRESPETVKVTGRESPDTVKVTGRGSPDTVKVTGRELPHTVKVTGRGSPHTVKVTGRESPHTVKVTGRGSPHTVKVTGRESPHTVKVTGRESPETVKVTGRESPHTVKVTGRESPETVKVTGRESPETVKVTGRESPHTVKVTGRESPETVKVTGRESPETVKVTGRESPDTAKVTHQGVTRHAIFTCRRPTLL, from the coding sequence ATGGACACAAGGGGGCCAAGTGCCTGTGGACCACAGGATGCTGTCAAGGTCACGGGTCGTGAGTCACCTCACACTGTCAAGGTCACGGGTCGTGAGTCACCTCACACTGTCAAGGTCACGGGTCGTGGGTCACCTCACACTGTCAAGGTCACGGGTCGTGAGTCACCTCACACTGTCAAGGTCACGGGTCGTGAGTCACCTGAAACTGTCAAGGTCACGGGCCGTGAGTCACCTGACACTGTCAAGGTCACGGGTCGTGGGTCACCTGACACTGTCAAGGTCACGGGTCGTGAGTTACCTCACACTGTCAAGGTCACGGGTCGTGGGTCACCTCACACTGTCAAGGTCACGGGTCGTGAGTCACCTCACACTGTCAAGGTCACGGGTCGTGGGTCACCTCACACTGTCAAGGTCACGGGTCGTGAGTCACCTCACACTGTCAAGGTCACGGGTCGTGAGTCACCTGAAACTGTCAAGGTCACGGGTCGTGAGTCACCTCACACTGTCAAGGTCACGGGTCGTGAGTCACCTGAAACTGTCAAGGTCACGGGTCGTGAGTCACCTGAAACTGTCAAGGTCACGGGTCGTGAGTCACCTCACACTGTCAAGGTCACGGGTCGTGAGTCACCTGAAACTGTCAAGGTCACGGGTCGTGAGTCACCTGAAACTGTCAAGGTCACGGGTCGTGAGTCACCTGACACTGCCAAGGTCACGCATCAAGGGGTCACACGACACGCGATCTTCACGTGTCGGAGACCAACGCTATTGTAG